From the genome of Salvelinus alpinus chromosome 19, SLU_Salpinus.1, whole genome shotgun sequence, one region includes:
- the LOC139545016 gene encoding scavenger receptor class F member 2-like isoform X1, with protein MELNIFFAVIVVVCSFFSSFSQELNPKGRNVCKLPGSPGLVCCSGWGQLGNECLTPLCVGNFTCKENEVCVRPNECRCRHGYFGASCDTKCPTQFWGPDCKGKCQCFPNGHCDDMTGKCTCNPNRWGPNCEKPCLCQKGKCDQDTGSCTCHHGFWGPQCANNCYCSLNSICDQNTGRCNCSLGWSGRNCAIQCNCNNSPCEQFTGRCQCQERHWGPRCERYCQCIHGKCNQVDGSCTCTPGYRGKFCREPCPAGFYGQNCRNRCGHCKGQQPCKITEGRCVTCERGWNGTKCDQMCLSGFFGENCLDVCPPCKDGHFCNRIDGKCSHCNPGWIGDRCEVRCPNGTYGDNCENDCRHCSNGVCHVATGECLCDPGFYGTYCNMTCQMGQYGVNCAQTCTCHDNNCNPVSGACNLQPNQRMGVIAAGTLVFFLLIVLLSLLCCCCLCRNKHHHNPDQDNSTNSKKAKRILCGRFSRISTKLPRIPLRRQKLPKVVVAHHPENTFNCSFIEPPSVAELPSPSSWSSQESFDSFEEEPSDDGPVYCVPHEESLNENKVKSSPPVAEMPAAAFHSEDDTGGYTSLKDTSATTYKPQDGNEAPLKSSDSEGSTSSSESAIGALYARIAHLSKNSKEEEDGGDSMVTIEVKGNRKPPSPGGKTRTKPRPPDPSTKPKVSWIHGNNGGTTLQVEKPNQGGKGLTFPKVKTARSSSNSSAKSEERQRLKESSKEKSNREEKGTVVNGSPSKHKAHWVGRSGENMNHIEHINGVVQNALKKIGNFHNSDKKAAAVEIPKEAPKSPKVIHPHMNSEAATLLAAQLKEKTQSITRNEGTGLVKTNGLSTPILRGRGDREKPTPPQKAKRTTAPTPGHQGSNKPLLPTTTSLQKMVGVGVPKTDPATPEVTPKSPEKQDLNGSRVGEGCGGAGDSMLKKIPIKKPPRKKGKEGTLDTTLETKTPTKTAIMPPQIVK; from the exons ATCACCAGGCTTGGTATGCTGCAGCGGGTGGGGGCAGCTAGGCAATGAATGTTTGACAC CTCTTTGTGTAGGGAACTTTACCTGTAAGGAGAATGAGGTGTGCGTCAGGCCCAATGAATGTCGCTGTCGCCATGGATATTTCggagccagttgtgatacaa AGTGCCCAACCCAATTCTGGGGCCCCGACTGCAAGGGCAAGTGCCAGTGCTTCCCCAACGGCCACTGTGACGACATGACGGGCAAGTGCACGTGCAACCCCAACCGCTGGGGGCCCAACTGCGAGAAGCCCTGCCTCTGCCAGAAGGGCAAGTGTGACCAGGACACGGGCTCGTGCACATGCCACCATGGCTTCTGGGGCCCTCAGTGTGCTAACAACTGCTACTGCAGTCTCAACTCTATTTGTGACCAGAACACAGGAAGGTGTAACTGTAGTCTAGGTTGGTCGGGGAGGAACTGTGCCATCCAGTGTAACTGCAATAACTCACCATGCGAGCAGTTTACGGGTCGGTGCCAGTGCCAGGAGAGACATTGGGGCCCGCGGTGCGAGAGGTATTGTCAGTGTATCCATGGGAAGTGCAACCAGGTGGACGGCTCATGTACCTGTACGCCGGGGTACCGAGGGAAGTTCTGCAGGGAACCGTGTCCCGCTGGATTCTATGGACAGAACTGCAGGAACAG gtGTGGGCATTGTAAGGGGCAGCAGCCCTGTAAGATAACCGAGGGCAGGTGTGTAACCTGTGAGAGGGGCTGGAACGGGACCAAGTGTGACCAGATGTGCCTGTCAGGCTTCTTCGGAGAGAACTGCCTGGATGTGTGTCCACCTTGTAAAGACGGCCACTTCTGCAACCGCATCGACGGAAAGTGCTCCCACTGCAACCCCGGCTGGATCGGGGACAG gtGTGAGGTGCGTTGTCCCAACGGGACTTATGGGGATAACTGTGAGAATGACTGCAGACACTGTTCTAACGGCGTCTGTCACGTTGCCACTGGAGAGTGCCTGTGTGACCCAGGATTTTACGGGACATA CTGCAACATGACGTGTCAGATGGGTCAGTATGGAGTGAACTGTGCCCAGACCTGCACCTGTCACGACAACAACTGTAACCCAGTGTCTGGGGCCTGCAACCTAC AGCCTAACCAGCGGATGGGTGTGATCGCGGCGGGAACCCTGGTCTTCTTTCTGCTCAttgtcctcctctcactcctctgctgctgctgcctctgcAGAAATAAACACCACCACAA tCCTGACCAAGACAACTCTACCAACAGTAAAAAAGCCAAGCGGATCCTGTGTGGACGATTCAGCCGAATCAGCACCAAACTCCCCCGGATCCCACTGAGACGGCAGAAGCTGCCTAAAGTAGTCG TAGCCCACCACCCTGAGAACACATTCAACTGCAGCTTCATCGAGCCCCCCTCTGTAGCCGAGCTGCCCAGCCCCTCCTCCTGGTCCTCCCAGGAGTCCTTCGATTCCTTCGAAGAGGAACCCAGTGATGATGGCCCTGTGTACTGTGTTCCCCATGAAG AGTCGCTGAATGAGAATAAGGTGAAGTCCAGTCCCCCTGTGGCTGAGATGCCAGCAGCAGCCTTCCACAGTGAGGATGATACAGGTGGGTATACCTCCCTAAAAGACACCAGCGCCACCACCTACAAACCCCAGGATGGGAATGAAGCGCCCCTCAAGTCCTCAGACAGCGAGGGCTCCACCAGCAGTTCTGAGTCAGCCATTGGGGCCCTTTATGCCCGCATTGCACACCTCTCCAAGAATTCcaaggaggaagaggatggggGCGACAGCATGGTCACCATCGAGGTCAAGGGTAACAGGAAACCACCGTCCCCGGGGGGAAAGACCAGGACCAAACCACGCCCGCCGGACCCCTCCACCAAACCCAAGGTGTCGTGGATCCATGGGAACAACGGGGGTACCACTCTCCAAGTGGAGAAGCCAAACCAGGGGGGTAAGGGGCTAACATTTCCCAAGGTGAAGACAGCCAGGAGCTCTAGCAACAGCTCAGCCAAGAGCGAAGAGAGGCAGAGGCTGAAGGAGAGTTCCAAGGAGAAGAGCAACCGAGAGGAAAAGGGGACGGTGGTCAACGGCTCCCCTAGCAAACACAAGGCCCACTGGGTGGGGAGGTCCGGAGAGAACATGAACCACATAGAGCACATCAACGGGGTGGTGCAAAACGCTCTCAAGAAGATTGGCAACTTCCACAACTCCGATAAGAAGGCAGCCGCTGTGGAGATCCCCAAGGAGGCGCCCAAGAGCCCCAAAGTGATCCACCCACACATGAACTCAGAGGCCGCCACACTCCTGGCCGCCCAGCTCAAGGAGAAGACGCAGAGCATCACCCGGAACGAGGGCACAGGCCTGGTAAAGACCAACGGCCTGTCCACCCCGATCCTCCGGGGCCGAGGAGACCGGGAAAAGCCCACCCCTCCGCAGAAGGCCAAACGGACCACCGCTCCCACACCAGGCCACCAGGGCTCCAACAAGCctctgctgcctaccaccaccaGCCTCCAGAAGATGGTGGGTGTGGGGGTCCCCAAAACGGACCCAGCTACCCCCGAGGTCACCCCCAAGAGCCCGGAGAAGCAGGACTTGAACGGCTCTAGAGTGGGTGAGGGTTGTGGTGGTGCGGGGGACTCCATGCTAAAGAAGATCCCCATCAAAAAGCCTCCCCGAAAGAAAGGCAAGGAAGGGACTTTGGATACTACTCTGGAAACTAAGACACCGACAAAGACAGCGATTATGCCACCGCAGATAGTCAAATAG